A window of uncultured Methanobrevibacter sp. genomic DNA:
AATATTATATTAATTATTATATACAGGTTGTAATAGCTATGGCTAATGTTAATAATACTTCATCATACATGGATGAAGACAAAAAGCAAATTATTAAAGAGTCTAATTATACCTATAGGGATGCTCTTGAAGTTTCAGCTTATCTCATTGAAGTAGGAAAGTTTGAAAGGTTGTACAAAGAAATGCAAATCCATGACTTACAAAAAGAACTTGACAAAATGGATGAATAAAACTTCAAAACAAAAATCTCAGGTAATAACTCTTAAGATAAACTATTTTTGATTGTAAATGTAATACAAAAAATTATTATTACTTTTATATTTTTTTTCATTATATTGGATTGTAGCGAGAGCATTTAATTACAAATATTTGTTAGTTACATTACAACAGATCTCGCTAAAAAGTAGTAGATAATTCATTTACTTTTTAATCATTTTGTTCGTATAGTATAGAACAAATTTCACTAAAAGTAGTAGATAATTTAAAGTGCGTTATGCCAACAGCAACATGAAGCTGGTCAAAAGGAACCAAAAGTTGCATAATCCAAATTCACCTTTGCTGATTGGTGAGGTTAAAGAGGGTGATGTTGTAAAAGAGGTTAGGGAACCTAGCTATATTTATTCACAGCAAAGATTAATTTGATTAGTTGTCTCATTTCTATTTTTAATCAATTTTTATATTTATCAATAATTAGGTGTAAATATTTGTAAAAATTATAATAAATTTTCATTATATAATTTAAAATATTGTTAGATGGTATGAAAAGATAATAACATAAATGATAGTTCTTTCAAAAAATAAAATATTGTTTTTAATATTCACTATATGCATTTACAAAAAAATATAAATTCGTTCATATAAAAATAAAAATATGCATGAAGAGATAGATTTGGTTTCACAACCCAAAAGTTCATTTTGGAAATTAAGCATCCCCATAATAGTTTTTTTGTATTTTTGATGCAATTTATGGTATTGTTGATATGCTGTGGGTTTCACAAATAGGCATAGAGGCATTTTATCTAAATGATGCAAGAATACCATGACCTCTTCAAGGTCGTGGATGAATTGAAGTTGGGTTATACCTTTGTGAATTGTTATTTATTGGGTTTCATTTGTCATGATAATTGATTTTAATATTTTTTTTGTATGGGTATTTGTAATTCAGTGTACTTTCAGTTTTTTTTGGGGGCATTTATTTTTGTATTTTTTTTTGATATGTATCACTTACAATGGAAAATTTGTAGTTTCATTTGTATTTCACGGGTGTTTATTTAATGTTTCTTGTTGTTTTTTAAACGTAGTTGATTTTTGTGGGCGATATTACTTTTCAAATGCTCTCTGGGTATCTTTATATATTAATGGGGCATAAATTGTACTATTATGTGAAGATGGGTTAATAGTGTGGTGTTTTATGTTATGGTGGATGTTAAAAAGGGAATTAAGGTTAAGATTTATCCTACTCGGGAGCAGAAGGATATGTTTCATAGGAATTTTGGTTGCTGTCGCAAGGCCCATAATGTCGTTCTTGACAAATACAATAAAATGCACAGTAAAGATTCCAACCTAAGACCCACATTTACTTTCTTAAATAAACTACTAAATGAAGCCAAGAAGGAATTTCCTTATTTGGAGGATGTAGAATCAACAAGTCTCCAACAGGAAATAAGAGACTTGGCTACATCATTTGATAATTTCTTTAAAAATCCATCACACTTCAATAAACCCCATTTTCACAAAAAGAAAACAAGTAAACTATCATTCAGACAAACAATAAGACAAGACATTAGAATCATCCAAAAAAATAAAATGGTTCTGAGAAAATATGGCAAAGTAAAATTCCACACAAGCCAGGAATACTTCCAAATACTAAACGACAAAAATACAAAATTCAACAATGTAACAATCTCCTTTGATGGAATAGACTACTTTGCAACATTCAACATTGATTTTGCTGAAGAAGAATGGGAACTAACAGGTAAAAATGTAGGTTGTGATATTAATTCAAATGTAAACGGCTGGCTGGTCACAAGCGATGAGGAAAAGGAATACTTTGACATTGACCATGAAAACCAAATGGTCAAATTAATCAACCGGATAATGGCCAAATGCACAAATGGAAGCAAAAAATGGAAAAAACAGAAAATCAGACTATTAAAATGGTATCATCAACGATCCAATAAACTTGACGACTATATAGAGAAACTTTCAACAGAAATGGTCAAAAAATATGATACCATAGTATTTGAGAAAAATTACTCAAAAATTAAAATATTGATTGGTGGCGAGCAAAACATGGTGTTTCCACTCACAAAATTCATAACTAAACTACAAGACAAATTCGCTAGGCACAAACCTCAAGCAGAAGGTGTAGTATTTGTAGATGCAAAATATACCAGTAAAAAATGTCATTTTTGCGCAAACATCAACCATGAATTAGATGTGAAAACACGAAAATGGAAATGTCCAAACTGCGGTAAAACACTAGACCGTGACATTAACGCCGCCATTAATATTTTGAACCGGTGGGACTACGGGAATAGCCTAGAAAACGCCAAATAAACAAGTGGCACAAAAAAACAAATCTAGGAATCCTCGACTTCTACAAAGTCGAGGTAGTTCAAATTCTGTGGCACTTAAATTAAGGGCATTGCTGATTGCACCTGTTCGAGGTTATGGGAGAGGATTGATGAGCGTTACAGGTCATTTATTCGGAGCAGAGAAATTTGATGAATTGGAAAAAATGTTCAAATATGTGATG
This region includes:
- a CDS encoding RNA-guided endonuclease TnpB family protein, with the translated sequence MVDVKKGIKVKIYPTREQKDMFHRNFGCCRKAHNVVLDKYNKMHSKDSNLRPTFTFLNKLLNEAKKEFPYLEDVESTSLQQEIRDLATSFDNFFKNPSHFNKPHFHKKKTSKLSFRQTIRQDIRIIQKNKMVLRKYGKVKFHTSQEYFQILNDKNTKFNNVTISFDGIDYFATFNIDFAEEEWELTGKNVGCDINSNVNGWLVTSDEEKEYFDIDHENQMVKLINRIMAKCTNGSKKWKKQKIRLLKWYHQRSNKLDDYIEKLSTEMVKKYDTIVFEKNYSKIKILIGGEQNMVFPLTKFITKLQDKFARHKPQAEGVVFVDAKYTSKKCHFCANINHELDVKTRKWKCPNCGKTLDRDINAAINILNRWDYGNSLENAK